A window of the Streptomyces griseochromogenes genome harbors these coding sequences:
- a CDS encoding trypsin-like serine peptidase produces the protein MRSTPGSSARPRRTVLAATGLVAVLALTATACNGSGDDKASGRPGASASQADDGGKVRIPADIANKLKQHGIDVDKWQHGGWKDWDKNKWLSEAKDFVNPVIAGLWKPERMKSAKEANKTVTAKDAAADQGVSDPEPRPVQARPEKTPYHDNAAPVGKVFFDSPEGHMVCSGTVIKDVNHPGKSNLVWTAGHCVHAGKDGGWYRNIAFVPSYNDLGKSEADLANANASQVAPYGTWWADWASTSNQWIQGGSETGGAGAAYDYAVLHVKPEAGSKSLEETVGAALDVDFSAPSAAAAASMGAWGYPAAPPYNGLKMFKCIDRPGRLSLSPTLPTMYRIGCTMTGGSSGGGWFRVVNGKTELVSNTSIGPSDNTWLAGPQLGRTAEALYQNMSRTYGGR, from the coding sequence ATGCGTTCCACACCTGGGTCCTCGGCGCGTCCGCGCCGTACCGTCCTCGCCGCGACCGGTCTCGTCGCGGTCCTGGCACTCACCGCCACCGCCTGCAACGGCTCCGGCGACGACAAGGCGAGCGGCCGGCCGGGCGCTTCGGCCTCGCAGGCCGACGACGGCGGCAAGGTCCGCATTCCCGCCGACATCGCGAACAAGCTGAAGCAGCACGGGATCGATGTCGACAAGTGGCAGCACGGCGGCTGGAAGGACTGGGACAAGAACAAGTGGCTCAGTGAGGCCAAGGACTTCGTCAACCCGGTGATCGCCGGTCTGTGGAAGCCGGAGCGGATGAAGTCCGCGAAGGAGGCCAACAAGACGGTCACCGCCAAGGACGCCGCCGCCGACCAGGGCGTCAGCGACCCGGAGCCGCGGCCCGTGCAGGCCCGGCCGGAGAAGACGCCGTACCACGACAACGCGGCACCCGTGGGCAAGGTCTTCTTCGACTCGCCCGAGGGCCACATGGTCTGCTCCGGCACGGTGATCAAGGACGTCAACCACCCGGGCAAGTCCAACCTGGTGTGGACGGCGGGCCACTGCGTGCACGCCGGAAAGGACGGTGGCTGGTACCGCAACATCGCCTTCGTGCCGTCGTACAACGACCTCGGCAAGTCCGAGGCGGACCTGGCGAACGCGAACGCCTCGCAGGTCGCCCCCTACGGCACCTGGTGGGCGGACTGGGCGTCGACGTCGAACCAGTGGATCCAGGGCGGCTCGGAGACGGGCGGCGCGGGCGCGGCGTACGACTACGCGGTGCTGCATGTGAAGCCCGAGGCCGGGTCGAAGTCGCTGGAGGAGACGGTCGGGGCTGCCCTCGACGTCGACTTCTCGGCGCCGTCCGCGGCCGCGGCGGCGAGCATGGGCGCCTGGGGCTACCCGGCGGCTCCGCCGTACAACGGGCTGAAGATGTTCAAGTGCATCGACCGGCCGGGCCGGCTCTCGCTGAGCCCGACGCTGCCGACGATGTACCGGATCGGCTGCACGATGACCGGCGGCTCCTCCGGCGGCGGCTGGTTCCGCGTGGTGAACGGCAAGACCGAGCTGGTGTCCAACACCTCCATCGGTCCGTCGGACAACACCTGGCTGGCGGGCCCGCAGCTGGGGCGGACGGCCGAGGCGCTCTACCAGAACATGAGCAGGACGTACGGCGGCCGGTGA
- a CDS encoding trypsin-like serine peptidase, whose product MRSIRPSFTVRRGRGAPRRTSPVLATVALVSTLALTATACNGDGDDNANGQPTASATAGGSGDGKIKIPDDIKNKLKEHGIDIDKWKHGAWKNWNRDDWLREANDFINPIIKGLWDPDRMRGANDPDKDKGVDDNDISGDQGVTDPTPQPVKARAVQPPYHTNAATSGKVFFDSPEGTMVCSATVVEDPAHPGKSNLIWTAGHCVHAGQKGGWYRNIAFVPSYNNQGKPAAELQHASRSEVAPYGVWWADAAKTSQQWIDQGGETGGKGASYDFAVIHVTPEQGNAGKSLEETVGGALPVNFNAPAVPKVKSITATGYPAAPPYDGQLAYQCQDKPGRLSIAKNDPTMYRIGCTMTGGSSGGGWVEAGADGKPALVSNTSIGPVSSGWLAGPRLGDVAKNVYQSVSKKFAGQ is encoded by the coding sequence ATGCGATCCATACGGCCGTCGTTCACCGTTCGCCGAGGGAGGGGCGCGCCGCGCCGGACCTCCCCCGTGCTGGCGACGGTCGCTCTCGTCTCCACGCTCGCGCTGACGGCCACCGCGTGCAACGGCGACGGTGACGACAACGCCAACGGTCAGCCGACCGCGAGCGCGACCGCCGGCGGGTCCGGCGACGGAAAGATCAAGATCCCGGACGACATCAAGAACAAGCTCAAAGAGCACGGGATCGACATCGACAAGTGGAAGCACGGCGCCTGGAAGAACTGGAACCGGGACGACTGGCTGCGCGAGGCCAACGACTTCATCAACCCGATCATCAAGGGTCTGTGGGACCCGGACCGGATGCGGGGCGCCAACGACCCGGACAAGGACAAGGGTGTCGACGACAACGACATCTCCGGTGACCAGGGGGTGACGGATCCGACGCCGCAGCCGGTGAAGGCGCGGGCGGTCCAGCCGCCGTACCACACCAATGCTGCCACGTCGGGCAAGGTGTTCTTCGATTCCCCCGAGGGCACCATGGTCTGCTCGGCGACGGTCGTCGAGGACCCGGCGCACCCGGGCAAGTCCAACCTCATCTGGACGGCGGGCCACTGTGTGCACGCCGGCCAGAAGGGCGGCTGGTACCGCAACATCGCCTTCGTGCCGTCGTACAACAACCAGGGCAAGCCGGCCGCCGAGCTGCAGCACGCCTCCCGGTCCGAGGTCGCCCCGTACGGCGTCTGGTGGGCCGACGCGGCCAAGACCTCGCAGCAGTGGATCGACCAGGGCGGCGAGACCGGCGGCAAGGGCGCCTCGTACGACTTCGCCGTCATCCATGTGACGCCGGAGCAGGGCAACGCCGGCAAGTCGCTGGAGGAGACGGTCGGCGGCGCGCTTCCGGTGAACTTCAACGCCCCGGCCGTGCCGAAGGTGAAGAGCATCACGGCCACCGGCTACCCGGCGGCGCCCCCGTACGACGGTCAGCTGGCGTACCAGTGCCAGGACAAGCCGGGCCGGCTGTCGATCGCCAAGAACGACCCGACGATGTACCGGATCGGCTGCACGATGACCGGCGGCTCCTCCGGCGGCGGCTGGGTGGAGGCGGGCGCGGACGGCAAGCCCGCGCTGGTGTCCAACACGTCCATCGGCCCGGTGTCCTCGGGCTGGCTGGCCGGTCCCCGGCTGGGTGATGTGGCCAAGAACGTGTACCAGTCGGTGAGCAAGAAGTTCGCCGGGCAGTAG
- a CDS encoding cold-shock protein, translating to MVAGRVVRFDNVRGYGFIAPAHGGEDVFLHVNDLMIPEEYLRSGLQVEFEIEEGDRGLRATSVRLPEGVDHKSLKSVPVQHGTVGDDGEPLCDVFSQEELSREITELLLAAAPTLTAEQILLIRRRVVEFGRGHGWVEG from the coding sequence GTGGTTGCGGGTCGAGTGGTGCGTTTCGACAATGTGCGGGGTTATGGATTCATCGCCCCGGCGCACGGCGGAGAAGATGTTTTCCTCCATGTGAACGACTTGATGATTCCAGAGGAATACCTCCGTTCCGGTCTCCAGGTCGAATTCGAGATCGAAGAGGGTGACCGGGGTCTGCGGGCCACGTCGGTCCGGCTCCCCGAGGGTGTGGACCACAAGTCCCTGAAATCCGTGCCGGTGCAGCACGGCACCGTGGGAGACGACGGAGAACCGTTGTGTGATGTGTTCTCCCAGGAGGAACTCAGCCGGGAGATCACGGAACTGCTGCTGGCCGCGGCACCCACGCTCACCGCCGAGCAGATCCTGCTCATCCGGCGCCGTGTCGTGGAATTCGGGCGCGGCCACGGATGGGTCGAGGGCTGA
- a CDS encoding cold-shock protein, whose translation MAVGRVIRFDGMRGYGFIAPEQGGEDVFLHVNDLLIPEATVRSGLTVEFEVEDGDRGLKASSVRLAETQSPSVQAVVPGLRTPAPSVGTAGESSSAEGQETMCDVLGSAEYTREVTELLLTSVPELTGQQILAMRKHLVLFGKRHGWVED comes from the coding sequence ATGGCTGTCGGTCGAGTGATCCGGTTCGACGGGATGCGTGGGTATGGATTCATCGCGCCGGAGCAGGGCGGGGAAGACGTCTTCTTGCATGTGAACGATCTGCTCATTCCCGAGGCGACGGTGCGCTCGGGACTCACGGTGGAGTTCGAGGTCGAGGACGGTGACCGAGGGCTGAAGGCCTCTTCGGTCCGGCTCGCGGAGACGCAGAGTCCGTCGGTGCAGGCAGTGGTGCCCGGCCTGCGGACCCCCGCGCCGTCCGTGGGCACGGCGGGCGAATCGTCGTCCGCGGAGGGCCAGGAAACGATGTGCGACGTGCTCGGCTCGGCCGAGTACACACGAGAGGTGACCGAGCTTCTGCTGACCTCCGTCCCGGAACTGACGGGGCAGCAGATCCTCGCCATGCGCAAGCACCTCGTCCTGTTCGGCAAGCGCCACGGCTGGGTCGAGGACTGA
- a CDS encoding acyl-CoA carboxylase subunit beta — MTELPTAAPPGPAGTGGGPSGRQALAEENPRDPLIRLARLLDEGSLTVVHDSDAISTAVASGRVHGVDVIAFCTDARVMGGAVGFDECRRIADAIDLALRESRPVIGLWHSGGAKLADGIEAMDGIGRIFAATVRASGRIPQISVVLGAAAGGAAYGPALTDVVVMAPAGRIFVTGPDVVRSVTGEQIDMEGLGGTEAHGRKSGVTHIVADSEEDAYARTRHVTSLLAVPGKVDLEAVGPDRDLRALLPSSPRRAYDVRPLVTGILDTDPGYPGGGTSERGSFEEFHAKWAPNVVTGLGRLAGQTVGVVANNPLRKGGCLDSLSAEKAARFVRLCDSMGVPLLSLIDVPGYLPGVAQEWGGVVRRGAKLLYAFAEAVVPRVSVVTRKSYGGAYIAMNSRSLGATKVFAWPDAEVAVMGAESAVGILHRKALAAAPEAEREELRARLVEEQKRLAGGVDRGLALGVIDEVIAPARTRAAVAEVFAAEPCRRGTHGNIPL; from the coding sequence ATGACGGAGCTGCCCACAGCCGCCCCGCCGGGGCCGGCGGGCACCGGGGGCGGGCCGAGCGGTCGCCAGGCCCTCGCCGAGGAGAACCCGCGCGACCCGCTGATCCGGCTCGCGCGGCTGCTGGACGAGGGATCCCTCACGGTCGTCCACGACAGTGACGCGATCAGCACGGCGGTGGCCTCCGGCCGGGTCCACGGCGTGGACGTCATCGCGTTCTGCACGGACGCCCGCGTGATGGGCGGAGCCGTCGGGTTCGACGAGTGCCGCCGCATCGCGGACGCCATCGATCTCGCTCTGCGGGAGAGCCGCCCGGTCATCGGCCTGTGGCACTCCGGCGGAGCCAAACTCGCCGACGGCATCGAGGCGATGGACGGAATCGGCCGGATCTTCGCGGCGACCGTCCGTGCCTCGGGCCGGATCCCCCAGATCTCCGTGGTGCTCGGCGCGGCCGCCGGCGGCGCCGCATACGGGCCCGCACTCACGGACGTGGTCGTCATGGCACCCGCCGGCCGGATCTTCGTGACCGGCCCGGACGTGGTGCGCAGCGTGACCGGCGAGCAGATCGACATGGAAGGTCTGGGCGGAACGGAGGCGCACGGCCGCAAGTCCGGAGTCACACACATCGTGGCCGACTCCGAGGAGGACGCCTACGCGCGCACCCGGCATGTGACCTCCCTGCTCGCCGTCCCCGGAAAAGTCGACCTGGAAGCGGTGGGCCCGGACCGTGACCTGCGGGCGCTGCTGCCCTCCTCACCCCGGCGGGCCTACGACGTACGGCCGCTGGTGACCGGCATCCTCGACACCGACCCCGGGTATCCGGGCGGCGGCACGAGCGAGCGGGGCTCCTTCGAGGAGTTCCATGCCAAGTGGGCGCCGAACGTCGTGACCGGCCTCGGCCGGCTCGCCGGCCAGACCGTGGGAGTCGTCGCCAACAACCCGTTGCGCAAGGGCGGTTGCCTGGACTCGCTGAGCGCGGAGAAGGCCGCGCGCTTCGTACGGCTGTGTGACTCCATGGGGGTCCCGCTGCTCAGCCTGATCGACGTGCCCGGCTATCTGCCCGGTGTGGCCCAGGAGTGGGGCGGAGTCGTCAGGCGCGGGGCGAAACTGCTGTACGCCTTCGCCGAAGCGGTCGTACCCCGTGTCTCGGTGGTCACCCGCAAGTCCTACGGCGGTGCCTACATCGCCATGAACTCCCGTTCCCTCGGCGCCACCAAGGTGTTCGCCTGGCCCGATGCCGAAGTCGCCGTGATGGGCGCCGAGTCGGCCGTGGGCATCCTGCACCGCAAGGCCCTCGCCGCCGCGCCCGAAGCGGAGCGCGAGGAGCTGCGCGCGCGGCTCGTCGAGGAACAGAAACGACTCGCCGGCGGTGTCGACCGGGGACTCGCGCTCGGGGTGATCGACGAGGTCATCGCCCCGGCACGGACCCGGGCCGCGGTGGCGGAGGTCTTCGCCGCCGAGCCCTGCCGACGCGGTACGCACGGGAACATCCCGCTGTGA
- a CDS encoding DUF5988 family protein, with product MDDNGAPNVFLTGAPAAAVAGEERLHYLPDLDVSKVKIPRGNRYEHFEASSEITRVDDRELRVFVWTHSTYVAE from the coding sequence ATGGACGACAACGGTGCACCCAACGTGTTCCTCACCGGCGCCCCCGCCGCGGCGGTCGCCGGCGAGGAGCGGCTGCACTACCTCCCGGATCTCGACGTGAGCAAGGTCAAGATTCCGCGCGGCAACCGCTACGAGCACTTCGAGGCCAGTTCCGAGATCACTCGCGTCGACGACCGCGAACTGCGGGTCTTCGTGTGGACCCACAGCACCTACGTGGCCGAGTGA
- a CDS encoding biotin/lipoyl-binding carrier protein — protein sequence MEEVRAEIVAVVSEVLTAAGDAIAEGEALVILESMKMEIPVLAENGGRIMKVQVAPGDTVQEGDLLAVIGQ from the coding sequence GTGGAAGAGGTACGAGCTGAGATCGTCGCCGTCGTGAGCGAGGTGCTCACCGCGGCCGGAGACGCCATCGCGGAGGGCGAGGCGCTGGTCATTCTCGAATCGATGAAGATGGAGATCCCCGTTCTCGCCGAGAACGGCGGCCGGATCATGAAGGTTCAGGTCGCCCCCGGCGACACTGTGCAGGAGGGCGACCTCCTCGCGGTGATCGGCCAGTAG
- the htpG gene encoding molecular chaperone HtpG: MSTETLEFQAEARQLLQLMVHSIYSNKDIFLRELISNASDALDKRRLAGLKDESLRADDLHIAIETDKDARTLTVRDNGIGMSRDDVVGLIGTIARSGTAETLRKLRESRESRENGQNGENRESAELIGQFGVGFYSTFMVADNVTLLTRKAGEEAGTRWESDGSGTYTIETVEDAPEGTSVTVHLRPKDEEDALYDYTEDWKIREIVKRYSDFISFPIRMGDDTLNSMKALWARPRSEVEDEEYREFYRHVTHDWTDPLEIIQMRAEGTFEYEALLFIPSRAPHDLFQRDGSHGVQLYVKRVFIMEDSRELLPDHLRFVKGVVDAADLSLNISREILQQDRHIQLIRRRLAKKVLSTIKDLMKNDAEKYRTFWREFGPAVKEGLLSGTEDHKAILDIASFASTASDEPTSLADYVARMKDGQDKIYFMTGESRAQIENSPHMEAFRAKEYEVLLLTDPVDEIWVEAVQAYEGKEFQSVARGAVDLPSDEELSEEKSGAYAALLTWLSEALDEVKDVRLTTRLTNSPACLVSDVDGMTPTLEKMYRAMGQQVPPVKRILELNPEHPLVSGLRSAHEERADDPALTETAELLYGTALLAEGGDLADPARFAKLLADRLARTV, from the coding sequence ATGAGCACCGAGACGCTGGAGTTTCAGGCCGAAGCGCGGCAGCTGCTGCAGTTGATGGTCCATTCGATCTACTCGAACAAGGACATCTTCCTGCGCGAACTCATCTCCAATGCCTCCGACGCCCTGGACAAACGGCGCCTCGCCGGTCTCAAGGACGAGAGTCTCAGGGCCGACGACCTCCACATCGCCATCGAGACGGACAAGGACGCCCGCACGCTGACCGTGCGGGACAACGGCATCGGCATGTCGCGCGACGACGTCGTGGGGCTCATCGGCACGATCGCCCGGTCCGGTACCGCGGAGACCCTGCGCAAGCTGCGGGAAAGCCGGGAGAGCCGCGAGAACGGCCAGAACGGCGAGAACAGGGAATCGGCCGAGCTCATCGGCCAGTTCGGCGTCGGCTTCTACTCGACCTTCATGGTCGCCGACAACGTCACCCTGCTCACCCGCAAGGCCGGCGAAGAGGCGGGTACGCGCTGGGAGTCGGACGGCAGCGGCACATACACCATCGAGACCGTCGAGGACGCGCCGGAAGGCACGTCGGTCACCGTCCACCTGCGTCCCAAGGACGAGGAGGACGCGCTCTACGACTACACCGAGGACTGGAAGATCCGGGAGATCGTCAAGCGGTACTCGGACTTCATCTCCTTCCCCATCAGGATGGGGGACGACACCCTCAACTCGATGAAGGCCCTGTGGGCGCGGCCGCGTTCCGAGGTCGAGGACGAGGAGTACCGGGAGTTCTACCGCCACGTCACCCACGACTGGACCGACCCGCTGGAGATCATCCAGATGCGGGCCGAGGGCACCTTCGAGTACGAGGCCCTGCTCTTCATTCCCTCGCGCGCCCCGCACGACCTCTTCCAGCGTGACGGCAGCCACGGTGTCCAGCTGTACGTCAAGCGCGTGTTCATCATGGAGGACAGCCGCGAGCTGCTGCCCGACCACCTCCGCTTCGTCAAGGGAGTCGTGGACGCGGCCGACCTGTCGCTGAACATCTCCCGCGAGATCCTCCAGCAGGACCGGCACATCCAGCTGATCCGCCGCCGCCTCGCGAAGAAGGTCCTGTCGACCATCAAGGACCTCATGAAGAACGACGCGGAGAAGTACCGCACGTTCTGGCGCGAGTTCGGTCCCGCCGTCAAGGAGGGCCTGCTCAGCGGCACCGAGGACCACAAGGCGATCCTGGACATCGCGTCGTTCGCCTCCACCGCCTCCGACGAGCCGACCAGCCTGGCCGACTACGTGGCCCGGATGAAGGACGGCCAGGACAAGATCTACTTCATGACCGGCGAAAGCCGCGCACAGATCGAGAACTCCCCGCACATGGAGGCGTTCCGGGCCAAGGAGTACGAGGTCCTGCTGCTCACCGACCCGGTGGACGAGATCTGGGTCGAGGCGGTGCAGGCTTACGAGGGCAAGGAGTTCCAGTCGGTCGCGCGCGGCGCGGTCGACCTGCCCTCGGACGAGGAGCTGTCCGAGGAGAAGTCCGGTGCGTACGCCGCGCTGCTGACGTGGCTGAGCGAGGCGCTCGACGAAGTGAAGGACGTCCGGTTGACGACCCGGCTCACCAACTCGCCGGCGTGCCTGGTCAGTGATGTCGACGGCATGACGCCGACCCTGGAGAAGATGTACAGGGCGATGGGCCAGCAGGTCCCGCCGGTCAAGCGCATCCTCGAGCTGAACCCCGAGCACCCGCTGGTCAGCGGGCTGAGGTCCGCGCACGAGGAGCGCGCCGACGACCCGGCGCTCACCGAGACGGCCGAGCTGCTGTACGGCACCGCGCTGCTCGCGGAAGGCGGCGACCTGGCCGACCCGGCACGCTTCGCCAAGCTGCTGGCCGACCGCCTCGCCAGGACCGTGTGA
- a CDS encoding thioesterase II family protein, with protein MSQPSPGDELWCRRFHPAKNPAARLVCLPHAGGSAPFYLPVAAALSPDVDVVAIQYPGRQDRRTEQPVEDLAILADRIYEVLRRQPELPLTFLGHSMGAVLGFELTRRLEADGHGPVRLFASGRRAPSTYREENTHRSDETILAEVRRLSGTASALLGDEEMMRAALPALRADYKAVETYRCEPGVTVDCPITVLTGDSDPKTTLDEAKAWAQHTTGSLDLRVFTGGHFFISDRSKEVLQVLEQHFQAERARTVG; from the coding sequence ATGTCTCAGCCTTCGCCCGGAGATGAACTGTGGTGTCGCCGTTTTCACCCGGCCAAAAACCCGGCTGCTCGGCTGGTATGCCTCCCGCACGCGGGCGGGTCGGCTCCTTTCTACCTCCCGGTGGCGGCGGCGCTGAGCCCTGATGTCGATGTCGTCGCCATCCAGTACCCCGGCCGGCAGGACCGCCGTACGGAACAGCCCGTCGAGGACCTCGCGATACTCGCCGACCGCATATACGAGGTGCTCCGCCGCCAGCCGGAGCTCCCGCTCACCTTCCTCGGTCACAGCATGGGGGCCGTTCTCGGCTTCGAGCTGACCCGCCGTCTGGAGGCCGACGGGCACGGTCCGGTGCGGCTGTTCGCCTCCGGGCGCCGGGCGCCTTCGACGTACCGGGAGGAGAACACGCATCGCAGTGACGAGACGATCCTGGCCGAGGTGCGCCGGCTGAGCGGCACCGCGTCGGCGCTGCTCGGTGACGAGGAGATGATGCGGGCCGCGCTGCCCGCGCTCCGCGCGGACTACAAGGCGGTGGAGACCTACCGTTGTGAGCCCGGGGTCACCGTGGACTGCCCGATCACCGTGCTGACCGGCGACAGCGATCCCAAGACGACCCTGGACGAGGCGAAGGCCTGGGCCCAGCACACGACGGGATCACTCGATCTGCGTGTGTTCACCGGTGGGCACTTCTTCATCAGCGACCGGAGCAAAGAGGTCCTCCAGGTTCTGGAGCAGCACTTCCAGGCCGAACGCGCTCGCACCGTCGGCTGA
- a CDS encoding methyltransferase, with the protein MDVSLVDLALGSWISAAIGVAARLGVADVLEEGPATSAELAKAVGVQPDSITPVMKALVMVGVFAQDEEGRYTNSPLSEQLRTRHPQSMRHMCMLLTGLYAQGCGALLEAVQTGQGALNARFGVGLYEYLEQDPETARIFDRAMQEAARPVAAMVAEHYPFENVRTVIDVGGGNGELLKGILAAHPHLKGICVDREDTCRRAEAALRESGDEDLVERLTFRPADIFEECPGGGDLYILKNVLHDWSSESAVRILSSISAAMRAGDGERTPTLVVMDPVREHDPGAPLRPLIKMVIGEKNTRERSEADIRREAAEAGLQVVSITPLPPDLSAVACTLAP; encoded by the coding sequence ATGGACGTTTCATTGGTGGACCTGGCCTTGGGGTCCTGGATCTCGGCGGCAATCGGCGTCGCGGCCCGGCTCGGTGTCGCGGATGTCCTTGAAGAGGGGCCGGCCACGAGCGCCGAACTGGCCAAGGCCGTCGGCGTGCAGCCCGACTCGATCACGCCCGTCATGAAGGCGCTGGTCATGGTGGGAGTCTTCGCGCAGGACGAGGAGGGCCGCTACACCAACTCTCCCCTCTCCGAGCAGCTGCGAACCCGCCATCCCCAGTCCATGCGGCACATGTGCATGCTGCTCACCGGCCTGTACGCACAGGGCTGCGGCGCGCTGCTGGAAGCGGTGCAGACGGGGCAGGGGGCGCTCAACGCCCGGTTCGGTGTCGGTCTTTACGAGTATCTGGAACAGGACCCCGAGACCGCTCGCATCTTCGACCGCGCCATGCAGGAGGCGGCCCGTCCGGTCGCGGCGATGGTGGCCGAGCACTACCCGTTCGAGAACGTGCGCACGGTGATCGACGTCGGTGGCGGCAACGGCGAACTGCTCAAGGGAATTCTCGCGGCTCACCCGCATCTCAAGGGCATCTGCGTGGACCGCGAGGACACCTGCCGGCGGGCGGAGGCCGCGCTGCGCGAGTCCGGCGACGAGGATCTCGTCGAGCGGCTGACGTTCCGGCCCGCGGACATCTTCGAGGAGTGTCCCGGCGGCGGCGACCTCTACATCCTGAAGAACGTGCTGCACGACTGGAGTTCGGAGAGCGCCGTACGCATCCTGAGCAGCATCAGCGCGGCCATGCGGGCCGGCGACGGGGAGCGCACACCGACCCTGGTGGTGATGGACCCGGTGCGTGAACACGACCCGGGCGCCCCGCTGCGTCCCCTGATCAAGATGGTGATCGGCGAGAAGAACACGCGCGAGCGCAGCGAGGCCGACATCCGCCGGGAGGCGGCGGAGGCGGGCCTCCAGGTCGTGTCCATCACCCCGCTGCCGCCGGACCTGAGCGCGGTCGCCTGCACTCTGGCCCCCTAG
- a CDS encoding ParB-like nuclease domain-containing protein: MKGEDKVHVLRLAAIETALPPILVDRRTMRVIDGIHRLMAASLKGHKVIDVEFFDGSREEAFLKAVEANVEHGLPLSQADRTAAALRILKSHPTMSDRAIAKSTGLGARAVAELRRSSDSVPHSNFRVGRDGKVRPLNGAKGRLRVAELIRENPQASLRQVARTAGVSPATALDVRRRLERGEEPVPSQGGTASAETETPRDPMPVPNASMMGPPSTATLEKLMRDPSLRQSELGRRLLRMFKENVLGAKEMTDICASVPSHCLEMIIQLSRANSQIWEDFAQELNRRARIVNPE, from the coding sequence TTGAAGGGTGAGGACAAGGTCCATGTATTACGGCTGGCGGCGATAGAGACCGCGCTGCCGCCCATACTGGTCGATCGAAGAACTATGCGGGTGATCGATGGGATCCACCGCTTGATGGCAGCCTCTCTCAAGGGGCACAAAGTGATTGACGTCGAGTTCTTCGACGGCAGTCGCGAGGAAGCGTTTCTGAAAGCGGTCGAGGCGAACGTCGAGCACGGTCTCCCGCTGTCGCAGGCCGATCGCACCGCGGCGGCGCTGCGCATCCTCAAGTCGCACCCCACCATGTCGGATCGTGCCATAGCCAAGTCGACCGGTCTCGGAGCCCGGGCGGTGGCGGAACTGAGGCGCTCGTCCGACTCCGTGCCGCATTCGAATTTCCGGGTGGGCCGGGACGGCAAGGTCCGTCCGTTGAACGGCGCGAAGGGGCGGCTGCGGGTCGCGGAGCTGATCAGGGAGAACCCGCAGGCTTCACTGCGTCAGGTGGCCCGGACGGCGGGGGTTTCGCCCGCGACGGCGCTCGATGTGCGGCGGCGGCTGGAGCGCGGTGAAGAACCTGTCCCCAGCCAAGGGGGAACCGCAAGTGCCGAGACGGAAACCCCGAGGGATCCCATGCCGGTTCCGAACGCGTCGATGATGGGGCCTCCGTCGACCGCCACACTCGAAAAGCTCATGCGTGATCCCTCGCTGCGGCAGAGCGAGTTGGGCCGGCGTCTGCTGCGGATGTTCAAGGAGAACGTGCTCGGCGCCAAGGAGATGACGGATATCTGTGCCTCGGTGCCCTCGCACTGTCTTGAAATGATCATACAGCTCTCCCGCGCCAACTCTCAGATCTGGGAAGATTTCGCCCAGGAGTTGAACAGACGAGCACGGATCGTCAACCCCGAATAG
- a CDS encoding DUF1707 SHOCT-like domain-containing protein — MTDEQSLSGDATGHPGSTPDMRVSHADRDQVVDILRDAAGDGRITAEELDERVEAALTARTVKDLAALTADLPAPPAEPSTQSKDLIKIDQRLGTVERTGPWVVPRRMEIRITAGDVKLDFTEAVINHDQLTIDVDLGIGADLLLVTKPGILVNADDLTVRLGDFKIRQFRDESNAPVVLRVEVTGRIRGGDIAVRPPRRTLGQWMRGESAI, encoded by the coding sequence ATGACAGACGAGCAGTCTTTGTCAGGCGACGCCACCGGCCACCCCGGTTCCACACCGGACATGAGGGTTTCGCACGCGGACCGGGACCAGGTCGTGGACATCCTGCGCGACGCCGCGGGCGACGGCCGGATCACCGCCGAAGAGCTCGATGAGCGCGTGGAGGCGGCCCTGACCGCGCGCACCGTCAAGGACCTGGCCGCGCTGACCGCCGATCTGCCGGCTCCTCCCGCCGAGCCGAGCACCCAGTCCAAGGACCTGATCAAGATCGACCAGCGCCTTGGCACCGTCGAGCGCACGGGACCCTGGGTGGTCCCGCGCCGGATGGAGATCCGGATCACCGCCGGTGACGTGAAGCTCGACTTCACCGAAGCCGTGATCAACCACGACCAGCTGACGATCGATGTCGACCTGGGTATCGGCGCCGACCTGCTGCTGGTGACCAAGCCCGGCATCCTGGTGAACGCGGACGATCTGACCGTACGCCTGGGCGACTTCAAGATCCGCCAGTTCCGCGACGAAAGCAATGCGCCGGTCGTCCTGCGCGTGGAGGTGACCGGCCGGATCCGCGGCGGCGACATCGCGGTCAGGCCCCCGCGGCGGACACTCGGCCAGTGGATGCGCGGCGAAAGCGCCATCTGA